The following proteins are encoded in a genomic region of Desulfobacterales bacterium:
- a CDS encoding PHP domain-containing protein: MEIVGHHIRFNAFNISDTYTDLHIHSTWSDGINSIVEIVQGARIKNLRIIAITDHVRRKSTYFTGYCDEIRKIGVSDLSILIGFEAKIKNFQGNLDVSSKVRKMSDLQIGSVHRFPLGRKLISPKDLSKRICQEVELELSVAAIKKQQMDILGHPGGMSLKEFGEFPMEFFREIIVECSRNDIIFELNSAYHAAIYWDLQPMLQEHNPYVSFGSDAHTLEEIGKWSTILRQGSGAC, from the coding sequence ATGGAAATAGTGGGACACCATATCAGGTTCAACGCGTTTAACATTTCTGATACTTATACCGATCTCCATATTCATTCGACATGGTCTGATGGTATCAATTCCATAGTCGAAATTGTGCAAGGAGCGAGGATTAAGAATCTCAGAATCATCGCGATTACCGACCACGTCAGACGAAAATCCACCTATTTCACAGGCTATTGCGATGAAATAAGGAAAATAGGAGTGAGCGACCTATCGATTCTGATCGGATTCGAGGCAAAGATCAAGAATTTTCAGGGCAACCTGGATGTTTCCAGCAAGGTACGTAAGATGTCTGACCTTCAAATAGGCAGTGTTCATCGGTTTCCGTTGGGCAGGAAGCTGATTTCTCCGAAGGATCTTAGCAAGCGCATTTGCCAGGAGGTCGAGCTTGAACTCTCTGTTGCGGCGATCAAGAAGCAACAGATGGACATCCTCGGGCATCCGGGGGGAATGTCGCTAAAAGAGTTTGGGGAGTTCCCCATGGAATTCTTCCGCGAAATAATTGTTGAATGTTCTCGCAACGACATCATCTTTGAACTGAATAGCGCCTACCATGCAGCCATCTATTGGGATTTACAACCTATGCTTCAGGAGCACAACCCGTATGTTTCCTTCGGGTCTGACGCTCACACCCTTGAGGAAATAGGGAAGTGGTCGACCATTCTAAGGCAAGGATCTGGCGCATGCTAA